A window of Costertonia aggregata contains these coding sequences:
- a CDS encoding ABC transporter permease — protein sequence MFSLDTWKEIFKTIQKNKLRTFLTGFTVALGIFIFVSLFGMGNGLKNTFAKFFGDDATNVFFIFPGRTTMPYKGYKANRSIEFENDDLAAIEKDFDMFLEYITPRITRSAVVKYKEESNNYGTRAVAPPHQFAEKTIIMKGRYLNDLDIKNKTKYAVIGRLVEEDLFKDENAMGKYIDVSGSVFKVIGVFQDEGGDNEERNIYIPYTTRQLIEKNTDKIDQIILGFKPEIGYAGAMAFQKSLEKYIRNKKFISPKDPNGLFIRNIADQLKQNQQFAGVLQLIISGIAFAIIISGIIGISNIMMYVVKERTKEIGIRKALGATPKNVTRTILLESVFITTIFGFIGMLIGVALLRFLGDSLEEDYFITNPFINTGTAIFATILLIICGTIAGYIPARRAAKIKPIVALRDE from the coding sequence ATGTTTAGTCTAGATACTTGGAAAGAAATATTCAAGACCATTCAAAAGAACAAGTTGCGTACTTTTCTTACCGGTTTTACCGTGGCCTTGGGTATTTTTATTTTTGTATCGCTTTTCGGGATGGGTAACGGACTCAAAAATACCTTTGCCAAATTTTTTGGGGATGATGCTACCAATGTCTTTTTCATATTTCCTGGTCGCACCACTATGCCTTACAAGGGGTATAAAGCCAATAGAAGTATAGAATTCGAGAACGATGATCTGGCTGCCATTGAAAAAGACTTTGATATGTTTCTTGAATACATCACACCAAGGATCACAAGAAGCGCAGTTGTAAAATATAAGGAGGAATCCAATAATTATGGTACCAGGGCGGTCGCTCCTCCGCATCAATTTGCCGAAAAGACCATAATCATGAAAGGTAGGTATCTTAATGATTTGGATATCAAGAACAAAACCAAGTATGCAGTTATCGGCCGTTTGGTAGAGGAAGACCTTTTTAAGGATGAAAATGCCATGGGCAAGTATATAGATGTCAGTGGCAGTGTATTCAAGGTAATAGGGGTTTTTCAAGATGAGGGCGGGGACAATGAAGAGCGAAATATTTACATACCCTATACCACAAGACAGCTTATCGAAAAAAATACGGATAAGATAGACCAGATAATCCTTGGTTTTAAACCTGAGATAGGATATGCAGGTGCAATGGCGTTTCAAAAAAGTCTGGAAAAGTACATTCGGAACAAAAAGTTCATAAGCCCTAAAGACCCCAATGGTCTTTTTATACGAAACATCGCTGATCAGTTAAAACAAAACCAGCAATTTGCTGGGGTCCTGCAACTTATTATTTCCGGTATCGCCTTCGCTATAATCATATCAGGTATCATTGGCATAAGTAATATAATGATGTACGTGGTAAAGGAAAGAACCAAGGAAATAGGTATCAGAAAAGCTTTGGGGGCCACCCCTAAAAATGTAACCAGAACTATTTTGTTGGAGTCCGTTTTTATTACAACTATTTTTGGTTTTATCGGTATGTTGATCGGAGTTGCCTTGTTGCGGTTTTTAGGTGACTCGCTTGAAGAGGACTATTTTATTACAAACCCGTTTATAAATACGGGTACTGCAATTTTCGCTACGATTTTATTGATTATTTGCGGAACCATTGCAGGCTATATACCGGCAAGACGAGCTGCGAAGATTAAACCCATTGTAGCCCTAAGAGACGAATAA
- a CDS encoding efflux RND transporter periplasmic adaptor subunit → MKKSITRIILLLIVVLFGGAMYYLYQKNSEDPTVYETDKASTRTIIKKTVATGSILPLEEVLIKPNISGVIEEVFVEGGDYVKSGDLICKIKVVPNLNALNNAKNAIDEAKIALNDQNRNLQRQKGLFDKGVISQVDLERAQVSYDQAKQAYGAANKGYEIVKTGTARGYGNAANTQIRATVSGMVLEVPVEVGNQVIESNNFNEGTTIAAIADVDKMIFEGKVDESEVGKIKENLPLEITVGAIEDLKFDAVLDYIAPKGKTENGAIQFEIKGTLKKQDSVFIRAGLSANASIILARVDSVLSIKEALVQFDKETKKPFVEIEKGDQQFERKDIELGISDGIFVEVKSGVTADDKIKVWNEIEEEENGN, encoded by the coding sequence ATGAAAAAATCAATAACCAGAATTATTTTATTGTTAATCGTAGTTTTATTTGGCGGGGCAATGTATTACCTGTATCAAAAAAATTCAGAAGACCCAACAGTCTATGAAACCGATAAGGCATCGACCAGAACCATTATTAAAAAAACGGTTGCTACCGGTAGTATTCTGCCTTTAGAAGAAGTTCTTATAAAACCCAATATTTCGGGAGTCATCGAGGAGGTTTTTGTTGAGGGCGGTGATTATGTGAAATCCGGCGATTTAATTTGTAAGATAAAAGTGGTTCCAAATCTTAATGCCCTGAACAATGCCAAAAATGCGATTGATGAAGCAAAAATTGCTTTGAACGACCAAAATAGAAATTTGCAACGGCAAAAAGGCCTGTTTGATAAAGGGGTGATTTCTCAAGTGGATTTGGAGCGTGCCCAGGTATCGTACGACCAAGCAAAACAGGCTTATGGTGCTGCAAATAAAGGATATGAAATCGTAAAAACGGGTACTGCCAGGGGCTATGGTAATGCGGCCAACACCCAAATTAGGGCAACCGTCAGCGGTATGGTTTTGGAAGTACCCGTAGAAGTAGGTAATCAGGTCATAGAAAGCAACAATTTTAACGAAGGTACGACCATAGCAGCTATAGCTGATGTGGATAAAATGATATTTGAAGGAAAAGTGGACGAGTCGGAAGTGGGCAAAATAAAAGAAAACCTTCCTTTGGAAATTACCGTAGGGGCAATTGAAGATTTAAAATTTGACGCGGTATTGGACTATATCGCACCCAAAGGCAAAACAGAGAATGGGGCCATTCAGTTTGAGATCAAGGGTACTCTAAAAAAACAGGATTCGGTTTTTATCAGAGCAGGCCTTAGTGCCAATGCATCAATTATCTTGGCTAGGGTAGATAGTGTATTGTCTATAAAAGAAGCCTTGGTCCAGTTTGATAAGGAAACGAAAAAACCGTTTGTGGAAATTGAAAAAGGAGATCAGCAATTCGAAAGAAAAGATATTGAATTGGGGATAAGTGACGGTATTTTCGTTGAGGTAAAATCAGGTGTGACCGCAGATGATAAGATAAAAGTTTGGAACGAAATAGAGGAAGAAGAAAATGGCAACTGA
- a CDS encoding ABC transporter ATP-binding protein, with protein MIKIENLHKSYKMGSNSLHVLKGINFSVEEGELVAIMGSSGSGKSTLLNILGMLDELDEGSYTLDGVPIKNLNETKAANYRNKFLGFIFQSFNLINYKSAMENVALPLYYQRVNRKERQEKALKYLEQVGLKQWATHLPSELSGGQKQRVAIARAMAAEPKVLLADEPTGALDSTTSYEVMDLIQKINDAGNTILVVTHEEDIAHMCKRIVHLKDGVIVEDKKVEQVRASQYV; from the coding sequence ATGATCAAAATTGAAAATCTTCACAAATCCTATAAAATGGGGAGCAATTCCCTACATGTTTTAAAAGGAATAAATTTTTCTGTTGAAGAAGGTGAACTTGTAGCCATTATGGGGTCGTCAGGTTCGGGCAAATCTACACTCTTGAACATTTTGGGCATGTTGGATGAATTGGATGAAGGCTCCTATACCTTGGACGGTGTGCCCATAAAAAACTTGAACGAGACCAAGGCGGCCAATTACAGGAATAAATTTTTGGGCTTTATTTTTCAATCGTTCAACTTGATCAACTATAAAAGCGCGATGGAAAATGTAGCATTGCCCTTATACTATCAAAGGGTAAACAGAAAGGAGCGTCAGGAAAAAGCCTTGAAATATTTAGAGCAAGTAGGTCTCAAGCAATGGGCCACACATTTGCCCAGCGAACTTTCCGGTGGTCAAAAACAACGTGTTGCCATAGCCAGGGCCATGGCTGCCGAACCCAAGGTACTTTTAGCGGACGAGCCTACCGGAGCTTTGGACAGTACCACATCGTATGAGGTCATGGATTTGATACAGAAAATCAACGATGCCGGCAACACCATTCTAGTGGTCACCCACGAGGAAGATATTGCGCATATGTGCAAGCGCATCGTACATCTAAAAGACGGTGTGATCGTAGAAGACAAAAAAGTAGAACAAGTAAGGGCGTCCCAGTATGTTTAG